Proteins co-encoded in one Accipiter gentilis chromosome 5, bAccGen1.1, whole genome shotgun sequence genomic window:
- the IGSF9B gene encoding protein turtle homolog B isoform X3, translating to MIWYVAALVASVLGARGLPVQGALGSREEPEFVTARAGESVILGCDVIHPLTGQPPPYVVEWFKFGVPIPIFIKFGFYPPHVDPEYAGRASLHDKASLRIEQVRSEDQGWYECKVLMLDQQYDTFHNGSWVHLTVNAPPTFTETPPQYVEAKEGSSVTLTCMAFGNPKPIVTWLKEGELLGANGKYQVSDGSLTVLSVSREDRGAYTCRAYSIQGEAVHTTRLLVQGPPFIVSPPENITVNISQDALFTCQAEAYPGNLTYLWYWEEENVYFKNDLKLRVRILIDGTLIIFRVKPEDAGKYTCIPSNSLGRSPSASAYLTVQYPARVVNMPPVIYVPIGIHGYIRCPVEAEPPVTLVKWNKDGRPLRIEKYSGWNLLEDGSIRIEEATEDALGTYTCVPYNALGTMGQSPPARLVLKDPPYFTVLPGWEYRQEAGRELLIPCAAAGDPFPIIAWRKVGKPSRSKHNTLPGGTLQIRSLGKDDHGEWECVATNIVASITASTHLTVVGTSPHAPTGVHVVVAMTSANVSWEPGYDGGYEQTFSVWYGPLMKRAQFGPHDWLSLPVPAGSSWLLVDTLEPETAYQFSVLAQNKLGTSSFSEVVTVNTLAFPVTTPEPLVLVTPPRCLTANRTQQGVLLSWLPPANHSFPIDRYIMEFRVAERWEILDDGIPGTENEFFAKDLSQDTWYEFRVLAVMQDLISEPSNVAGVSSTDVFPQPDLTDEGLARPVLAGIVATICFLAAAILFSTLAACFVNKQRKRKLKRKKDPPLSITHCRKSLESPLSSGKVSPESIRTLRPPSESSDDQGPQAKRMLSPTKEKELSLYKKTKRAISSKKYSVSKAEAEAEATTPIELISRGPDGRFVMDPAEMEPSLKTRRIEGFPFVEETDMYPEFRQSDEENDDPVVPASVTALKAQLTPLSSSQESYLQPPAYSPRFHRALEGPGALQATGQARPPAPRAFHHQFYGYLSSSSPGEVDPPPFYMPEVSPLSSVMSSPPLPPEGPFGHPTIPEENGENASNSTLPLAQTPTGGRSPEPWGRAEFPFGGLEPAPAPFPHQLQPCEAAEGAQPTGCLPRGPPPSSLQVVPASYPGILPLEAPKSWTGKSPGRGQPSVPTTTKWQDKPMQPMGCQGQLRHTSQGMGIPVLPYHEPSEPVGPSGASTFGLDTRWYEPQPRPRPSPRQVRRAEPSLHQVVLQPSRLSPLTQSPLSSRNSSPELTARARPRPGLIQQQAEVSEITLQPPAAVSFSRKSTPSTGSPAPSSRGGSPSYRPTAAFASLATGYSGSQGSSLPVDTMDVFGDIPSPRRAGEEILQPEPTSTTVAATGKCPSPSGDAAAPERLEALKYQRIKKPKKSSKGSSKSRKQSNGSASQVQHLPSSQVLWPDEAVCLRKKKRHPRQDPFARLSALKDDLCHRQLPEDQTAILNSVDHDDTGGHATLL from the exons ATGATTTGGTATGTGGCCGCTTTGGTAGCAAGTGTGCTCGGTGCCCGCGGGCTGCCCGTACAAG GTGCCCTCGGCTCAAGGGAGGAGCCCGAGTTCGTGACCGCTCGCGCTGGCGAGAGCGTGATCCTGGGATGCGACGTGATCCACCCGCTCACGGGGCAGCCCCCTCCCTATGTCGTGGAGTGGTTCAAGTTCGGCGTCCCCATACCCATCTTCATCAAGTTTGGGTTTTACCCTCCCCATGTCGACCCGGAGTATGCCG GCCGGGCCAGCCTGCACGACAAAGCTTCCCTGCGCATTGAGCAGGTCCGCTCCGAGGACCAGGGCTGGTACGAGTGCAAAGTGCTCATGCTGGACCAGCAGTACGACACCTTCCACAACGGCAGCTGGGTCCACCTTACGGTCAACG CTCCCCCCACTTTCACGGAGACGCCGCCGCAGTACGTAGAAGCGAAGGAAGGCAGCAGTGTCACCTTGACCTGCATGGCGTTCGGGAACCCCAAGCCCATCGTCACCTGGCTGAAAGAGGGAGAACTTTTGGGTGCCAATGGCAAGTACCAG GTGAGCGACGGGAGCCTGACGGTGCTCTCCGTCAGCCGGGAAGACAGGGGTGCCTACACCTGCCGGGCGTACAGCATCCAGGGAGAGGCTGTGCACACCACGCGCCTGCTCGTTCAAG gACCTCCCTTCATCGTTTCCCCTCCGGAGAACATCACGGTCAACATCTCCCAGGATGCGCTCTTCACCTGCCAGGCCGAGGCGTACCCCGGGAACCTCACCTACCTGTGGTACTGGGAGGAGGAGAACGTCTACTTCAAGAA CGACCTGAAGTTGAGGGTGCGGATCCTGATTGATGGGACGCTGATCATTTTCCGTGTCAAGCCAGAGGATGCTGGAAAATACACCTGTATCCCCAGCAACAGCCTGGGCCGCTCGCCATCAGCCTCTGCCTACCTGACGGTGCAGT atCCTGCCCGCGTGGTGAACATGCCCCCCGTCATCTATGTTCCCATCGGGATACATGGATACATCCGCTGCCCGGTCGAGGCAGAGCCCCCGGTCACGCTGGTCAAGTGGAACAAAGACGGACGTCCCCTGCGAATCGAGAAG TATTCTGGCTGGAACCTGCTGGAAGATGGGTCGATCCGGATAGAGGAGGCAACCGAAGATGCTCTCGGCACTTACACCTGTGTGCCTTATAACGCCCTGGGTACGATGGGCCAGTCTCCCCCTGCCCGACTGGTACTGAAG GACCCCCCCTATTTCACGGTGCTACCAGGCTGGGAGTACAGacaggaggcagggagggagctgttGATTCCTTGCGCTGCTGCCGGAGACCCCTTTCCCATCATCGCCTGGAGAAAG GTAGGGAAGCCCAGCAGGAGCAAGCACAACACGCTGCCCGGCGGCACCCTGCAGATCCGCTCCCTCGGCAAGGACGACCATGGCGAGTGGGAGTGCGTCGCCACCAACATCGTCGCAAGCATTACTGCCAGCACCCACCTTACCGTCGTAG GCACAAGCCCTCACGCCCCGACTGGCGTGCACGTTGTGGTCGCTATGACCTCTGCCAATGTCTCCTGGGAGCCCGGCTACGACGGTGGATACGAGCAGACTTTCTCAGTTTGGTACGGCCCTCT GATGAAGAGAGCCCAGTTTGGCCCACATGACTGGCTGTCTCTCCCTGTGCCAGCTGGTTCCAGTTGGCTACTGGTGGATACCTTGGAACCCGAGACTGCATACCAGTTCAGCGTCTTGGCTCAAAACAAGCTGGGCACCAGCTCCTTCAGTGAGGTGGTCACTGTGAACACTCTAG CATTCCCTGTAACAACTCCAGAGCCTCTGGTGTTGGTTACCCCACCGAGGTGCCTAACAGCCAACCGGACACAGCAAGGCGTCCTCTTGTCGTGGCTTCCTCCCGCTAACCACAGCTTCCCCATTGACCGCTACATCATGGAGTTCCGCGTCGCGGAGAGGTGGGAGATCTTGGATGATGGTATCCCGGGGACCGAGAACGAGTTTTTTGCCAAGGACTTGTCCCAG GACACCTGGTACGAGTTTCGGGTCCTGGCGGTCATGCAGGATCTCATCAGCGAACCCAGCAACGTTGCTGGCGTGTCCAGTACAG ACGTATTCCCTCAGCCTGACCTGACAGACGAGGGTCTAGCCCGCCCGGTGCTGGCTGGTATCGTTGCCACCATCTGCTTCCTGGCTGCTGCCATCCTCTTCAGCACACTCGCCGCCTGCTTCGTCAACAAGCAACGCAAACGCAAGCTCAAGCGCAAGAAAG ACCCTCCTCTCTCGATAACCCACTGCAGGAAGAGTTTGGAGTCCCC GTTGTCTTCCGGCAAGGTGAGTCCCGAGAGCATCCGCACCCTCCGTCCCCCCTCGGAGTCCTCTGACGACCAGGGCCCGCAGGCCAAGCGGATGCTGAGCCCCACCAAGGAGAAGGAGCTCTCCCTTTACAAGAAGACCAAGCGAGCCATCAGCAGCAAGAAGTACAGCGTCTCCAAGGCGGAGGCCGAAGCCGAGGCCACCACTCCCATCGAGCTCATCAGCCGCGGGCCGGACGGCCGCTTCGTCATGGACCCGGCGGAGATGGAGCCGTCCCTGAAGACGCGGCGGATCGAGGGCTTCCCCTTCGTGGAGGAGACGGACATGTACCCCGAGTTCAGGCAGTCGGACGAGGAGAACGACGACCCCGTCGTCCCGGCCTCGGTCACCGCCCTGAAAGCTCAGCTCACCCCTCTCTCCTCCAGCCAGGAGTCCTACCTTCAGCCACCAGCATACAGCCCCCGGTTCCACCGGGCGCTGGAGGGTCCCGGCGCCCTGCAGGCCACCGGCCaggcccgcccgccggccccccgggCTTTCCACCACCAGTTTTACGGttacctcagcagcagcagccccggggagGTGGACCCGCCGCCCTTCTACATGCCAGAAGTCAGCCCGCTGAGCTCGGTCATGtcctccccgccgctgccccccgaGGGGCCCTTCGGACACCCCACCATCCCCGAGGAGAACGGGGAGAACGCCTCCAACAGCACGCTGCCCCTGGCCCAGACCCCCACGGGGGGCCGGTCCCCCGAGCCCTGGGGCAGGGCCGAATTCCCCTTCGGCGGCCTGGAGCCGGCCCCCGCGCCGTTCCcccaccagctccagccctgcgAGGCGGCCGAGGGCGCCCAGCCCACCGGTTGCCTTCCTCGGGggccgcccccctcctccctccaggtGGTCCCCGCGTCCTACCCGGGCATCCTGCCCCTGGAGGCACCAAAGAGCTGGACCGGCAAGTCGCCCGGCAGGGGCCAACCCTCTGTGCCCACCACCACCAAGTGGCAGGACAAACCTATGCAACCCATGGGATGTCAAGGGCAGCTAAGACATACCAGCCAAGGTATGGGCATACCCGTGTTGCCTTACCACGAACCGTCCGAGCCCGTCGGCCCCAGCGGCGCAAGCACATTCGGCCTGGACACCAGGTGGTACGAGCCCCAACCCCGACCTCGGCCCAGCCCTCGGCAGGTCAGGAGGGCCGAGCCCAGTTTACATCAGGTGGTGCTACAACCTTCGAGGCTTTCTCCTCTGACCCAAAGCCCCCTCAGCTCCCGCAACAGCTCCCCGGAGCTGACCgcccgcgcccggccccggccgggccTCATCCAGCAGCAGGCGGAGGTGTCGGAGATCACCCTGCAGCCCCCGGCGGCCGTCAGCTTCTCCCGCAAGTCCACGCCGTCGACGGGATCCCCCGCGCCCAGCAGCCGGGGAGGCAGCCCCAGCTACCGACCTACCGCCGCCTTTGCCTCCCTGGCCACCGGCTACTCCGGCTCCCAGGGCTCCTCCCTGCCCGTGGACACCATGGACGTCTTCGGAGACATCCCCTCTCCCAGGAGGGCCGGCGAGGAGATTCTGCAACCGGAGCCGACATCCACCACGGTAGCCGCCACGGG